The following coding sequences lie in one Populus trichocarpa isolate Nisqually-1 chromosome 14, P.trichocarpa_v4.1, whole genome shotgun sequence genomic window:
- the LOC7491279 gene encoding probable galacturonosyltransferase-like 7 has product MLWILRFSGFFSAAVVMIILSPSIQSFPPAEAIRSSNLDGYLRFPVLPSPPDYLPQLSFRRSTIFRNADECRFSARQIRGKTSVCDPSLVHIAITLDVEYLRGSIAAVHSILLNSLCPENVFFHFLVSETNLESLVRSTFPQLKFKVYYFDPEIVRSLISTSVRQALEQPLNYARNYLADLLETCVKRVIYLDSDLVVVDDIAKLWATNLGSRTIGAPEYCHANFTKYFTSGFWSDKRFSGAFRGRKPCYFNTGVMVIDLVKWRHAQYTKWIERWMEVQKSDRIYDLGSLPPYLLVFAGNVAPIEHRWNQHGLGGDNVRGSCRDLHPGPYSLLHWSGSGKPWLRLDSKQPCPLDFLWSPYDLYGHSRL; this is encoded by the coding sequence ATGCTTTGGATTCTACGATTCTCAGGCTTCTTCTCTGCCGCAGTTGTGATGATTATACTCTCTCCTTCTATCCAATCCTTCCCCCCAGCTGAGGCCATTCGCTCCTCCAATCTCGACGGCTACCTCCGTTTCCCCgtcctcccctcccctcccgaTTACCTCCCTCAACTATCCTTCCGAAGGTCGACCATATTCCGCAATGCTGATGAATGCCGCTTCTCTGCCCGCCAAATCAGGGGCAAAACCAGTGTCTGTGATCCTTCATTGGTTCACATAGCGATTACTCTCGATGTGGAGTATCTTCGTGGTTCAATCGCGGCTGTTCACTCAATTTTGCTCAACTCTTTGTGTCCAGAGAAtgttttcttccatttcttAGTCTCTGAGACCAATCTGGAATCCCTAGTTCGATCCACTTTCCCTCAATTGAAGTTCAAAGTGTATTATTTCGATCCGGAGATTGTACGCAGCCTCATCTCGACTTCAGTTAGGCAAGCGCTTGAGCAGCCACTCAATTACGCCAGGAATTATTTGGCTGATTTGCTAGAGACCTGTGTTAAAAGAGTGATCTATTTAGACTCTGATCTTGTTGTCGTTGATGATATCGCAAAGTTGTGGGCTACTAATTTGGGTTCTAGAACAATCGGAGCTCCAGAATATTGTCATGCCAACTTCACAAAGTATTTCACTTCGGGTTTCTGGTCTGATAAGCGGTTTTCAGGGGCATTTCGGGGGCGGAAACCCTGTTACTTTAACACTGGAGTGATGGTGATAGATCTGGTGAAATGGAGACATGCCCAATATACGAAGTGGATTGAGAGGTGGATGGAGGTCCAGAAGAGTGACCGGATCTACGATTTGGGTTCCTTGCCGCCATATCTTTTGGTATTTGCGGGAAATGTGGCGCCGATTGAGCACCGGTGGAACCAGCATGGGTTAGGTGGTGATAATGTGAGAGGTAGTTGCCGGGACTTGCATCCGGGTCCGTATAGTCTATTGCATTGGTCAGGTAGCGGAAAGCCGTGGCTCAGGCTCGACTCAAAGCAACCGTGCCCTCTTGATTTCCTGTGGTCACCATACGATTTGTACGGACACTCGCGTTTATAA